CACCTGGGAACCTCTGCCAGACCTGTGCTTCCACCTGGGGAGCCCCTAGGGCCCTCATTTCACCCCATTCCCTGAAGCCTGGCAGCTGCTGCTACCCCACCCTCCAGCCAGAGGAGGGCGCTCCCTCCTCAGCTGTCCCTGTCACTATGGGGGTCCTTCCTCCCGTGAGCTCTGTGTCCTCGCACAGGCTGCTCAACACCTCTGAGCTCAAATCCCTGCCCCCATGGGGAAGCGTGTTCTGAAGATGAGAGGGGGAGAGGGCGAGCTGTAAGGGAAGCAGGTGACACGGGGCTGGACAGGGAACGGAACGGCCTGGCTCTCAAGGAAGGGAACTTCTCCAGATGGCTTCCTCCTCTGTCAAATGGGCCCATGAATACCCTATTGATGGTGAGAATTAAGAGATACGAAACCCATTCTTTCTTCATTATGATGATTTTTAGTTTCACAGTAGCACTTAGCACCTGCCCGCCCTCCTTCTCCACCACCCAGCAGGAGCGGGGCGGCCTGGATCTGTTTTCTGCCCCTGACCAGGGGGCCGCGTCTTCAGCAAAGTCTGCGGAGAGAAAGGTGCCGCTCCTGGAGGACAGCGGGATGGGACAGTCCCCTTCACACCCAGCCCCGCAGAGCGGGATAGAAACGCTGCCGCTGTCGACTCCATGCTGCCGGGAAGGGCACTGTGGGGGCCactttctgaaaagaagaaacCGTCTGAACACAAGTGGCTCAAGCAATGTTCATCTATCTGCCAGGGAAACGGAGGTCCTGAGTGCCAGAGCCCAAGTCACCCAGCAAGAGAAAACTCGGGTGGAGCTCAGGGTGTCCAGCCCCCGTCCACCCAGCCGCAGCGGTCAAGGTTAATAAGGGCAAGGGGCCAAGCAGAACCGCCTACAAGGAACCGAGTGCCCACAAAGCGGGGAGCGAAGAACGTTTCTTGTATCTGGAGCGCAGCCCTTTTGCGGAAGGCACAGTCCGGGCTCCAGGAGCCAGGCAGGGATCCGGGCCTTGTTGCGGAGGGGACGCCCGGGCTGAGCTCACCTGCTGTAGGCGGCAGCCCCTGGAGTCATGGGGTCGCCGGCTTGTGGTGAGGGGCTGGCACTGTTCCTTGGCCCAGCTCCCCTCCCGCAAAGGGCCAGGAGGTCTGGCTCCCGGCGGTGTCCAGGCTCTCGCCCGCCGGTGCCTGAGCCGCACCCACCGCGTCCCCTCCGCTCCCACACCTGGTGCGGAGGGTCCGGACCCGGGGTCATCTGGCAGGGCCCTGCAGCTCCCATGGGCGCCTAGCAGCGCGGAGCCCCTTCTCACTCCTGCTCGGGTGGCCTCTCCTCTCCGGGGGCTGCGTCCTCGCTGGACGCCAGGTTCCCGGATTCTTCTAGGTCGCCCTGGCTCCTGGCAGGTCCTGATGCCACGCAGTCCTCCATGGGCTCCTCTGACCTGAGAGGGACAGTGCGATGGGGCTGGCGGGGATGGGGGTCCCCGCGCTGTGGAAAAGCAGCGGGGCTGCTGCTGACCGAAGCCGCCTGGGTTTGTTCGGGAACCGTCCCCCTGGGGCCCCTCCGCCTGGCAAACGCTCCAGGTGCGGTTTGGGAGTGAAGCCGGACACCGAACACCATCCACGCTCAGCTCCACGGGGCTCCAGGAGTCCTGAACCCAAGCCCccacatttgcattttatttaaaaaacctgAGGGTTAAAGTCGGGCAAGTCAGTTGCCTCCGTGTTTGTCGCCCGCTGCCTTGATGTCAGCTTCTTTTGCTGGCAGTCAGAGACCAATCCCCCAGGCCCTCCAGGACCCCCTATCTGGTGAGGACATCCTCTGCAATCATGAGCAGCACTGAGGTGCTTCAGACCCGGGTCACTGCCCCAACTGGTGAGAGGCCCCGCTCTGGGGACTGGAGATGTGCGACGCAGTCTCCCAGAGCCTCCATCCTCTTGCCCAAGGAGGCTGCGCACCCTCACTCAGGGCTGTGAGGGGGATGAGGGCAGCTCACAGGCTAAGGGGCTGCTGAAGGCAGCTTTTGTGGACAGGTGATTTATGAGCCTGGAGGAAGCAggttaggggtgtgtgtgtgtgtgtgtgtgtgtgtgtgtgtgtgtgtgtgtgtgagagagagagagagagaaattctccCATGCGAGGATATCTGCCTGTCTCAGTAGAGTAGGAGTGAACAGCAGCATCCCTGCAGAGGAGCAGCATGTGGACAGAGTCACAGGTTCAATCACAACATATCCTTGTGAGTCAAGGAGAGCAGGTTCCCTGGTCACCTGTGGTCTGGGTTTTGTGTTTGCCTTTTACTGCTGTTCCAATAAGCCAGGGCACTGGGGCCAGATTGCCCTCAGCCATGGCCAACGGTTCCCTGACAAGCTAGGGAGGACCAACTCCCTTCCCATCATAGGGACACAGGAGATCAGAGCAGCCTGCCCAGTGTGGATCTGAACTCAGAGAGAGGAAGCCACTGTCTCAGAGTCACAGAGCAGGTCAGTGGCAGGGCCCATGTCCCTGACCCCCAAGCTCTATTTCTCTGAGGAAATATTCCACCTAAGAGCATGAGAGTTCTCTGAGCGTGGACTCCCTGGCAGGTGAGGGTCATTTTACCCATTATCTCTTTTCAACCACATTGTGTATGTGGTTTGTATCAGTGTCTTCATTGTAAGGCAGAAAACAGTCTCAGTGATGGGGCAAAGGCTGGTGCAAGACTACAGAACTCAGAAGTGGCTGAGCTGAGACAAGAACCAGCAGGCTTCCTTCACCATTGCTCTGCTCCATCTGGAGGTTGGACAATTTACCTGTGTGCCAACAGCC
Above is a genomic segment from Macaca thibetana thibetana isolate TM-01 chromosome 3, ASM2454274v1, whole genome shotgun sequence containing:
- the LOC126950912 gene encoding uncharacterized protein LOC126950912 yields the protein MVFGVRLHSQTAPGAFARRRGPRGTVPEQTQAASVSSSPAAFPQRGDPHPRQPHRTVPLRSEEPMEDCVASGPARSQGDLEESGNLASSEDAAPGEERPPEQEGCRLQQVSSARASPPQQGPDPCLAPGARTVPSAKGLRSRKWPPQCPSRQHGVDSGSVSIPLCGAGCEGDCPIPLSSRSGTFLSADFAEDAAPWSGAENRSRPPRSCWVVEKEGGQVLSATVKLKIIIMKKEWVSYLLILTINRVFMGPFDRGGSHLEKFPSLRARPFRSLSSPVSPASLTARPLPLSSSEHASPWGQGFELRGVEQPVRGHRAHGRKDPHSDRDS